A genome region from Phoenix dactylifera cultivar Barhee BC4 chromosome 18, palm_55x_up_171113_PBpolish2nd_filt_p, whole genome shotgun sequence includes the following:
- the LOC103723950 gene encoding two-component response regulator ORR5-like has product MSSSRGDLGAGGEAERELHVLAVDDSSVDRAVIAKLLRSSKHRVTTVDSGKRALELLGLEPNVNMIITDYWMPEMTGYELLKKVKESSTLKEIPVVIMSSENVANRINRCLEEGAEDFLLKPVRPSDVSRLCSRMMR; this is encoded by the exons ATGTCATCGTCGAGAGGGGATTTGGGTGCAGGCGGAGAAGCGGAGCGCGAGCTCCATGTTCTGGCGGTCGACGATAGCTCCGTCGACCGGGCGGTGATCGCCAAGCTTCTTCGCAGCTCTAAACATAGAG TGACGACCGTGGACAGTGGCAAAAGAGCATTGGAGCTCTTGGGCTTG GAGCCCAATGTTAATATGATAATTACGGACTACTGGATGCCCGAGATGACTGGGTATGAGCTCCTCAAGAAGGTCAAG GAATCGTCGACGCTGAAGGAAATCCCTGTGGTTATCATGTCATCCGAGAACGTAGCCAATAGGATCAACAG GTGTTTGGAAGAGGGAGCAGAGGATTTTTTGCTCAAGCCTGTCCGGCCGTCGGATGTGTCTCGTCTGTGCAGTCGCATGATGAGATGA
- the LOC103724327 gene encoding cytokinin dehydrogenase 3-like: MEFAMFCTRVNTLLLLVVLCSSCKFIQSPMDFGPLDIAQTTSTASLDFGSILFNSPSGVLRPESPRDISLLLSFLSASSFSQVTVAARGAGHSIYGQAQAPDGIVIMMDSLPSTIEIHRRRDGEAALSYADVSGGVLWVELLAESLKVGLAPRSWTDYLYLSIGGTLSNGGISGQAFKYGPQITNVLQLDVITGKGKLVTCSPTMSSELFYAVLGGLGQFGIITSARILLQDAPHKVRWLRAFYQDFDIFTKDQELLISMPEKVDYVEGFIVLDERSLHGSSIAFPSHMDFIPDLQKGSSNVYYCIEFAVYVYEAKDSSIEQVAEEILRQMSYMPSRIYSVEVSYFDFLNRVRMEEMELRRRGVWDIPHPWLNMFVPKSGIKEFRDLLMENISPQDFEGPILIYPLLREKWSTNTSAVLPEVAADSTGGGGDDEVVYIVGVLRSATPGSCPPGCLHDLLRRNRRITEAAVGGQVGAKQYLPHHQTAMQWRQHFGRGWERFAARKARFDPLNILAPGQGIFPRISDSIPRTTTRSPLLLHSSQ; encoded by the exons ATGGAGTTTGCGATGTTTTGCACCAGAGTCAATACCCTGCTTCTCCTTGTAGTGCTCTGTTCTTCATGCAAGTTCATCCAGAGCCCAATGGACTTTGGTCCCTTGGACATCGCCCAGACGACCAGCACAGCATCGCTAGACTTTGGAAGCATCCTTTTCAACTCCCCTTCTGGGGTTCTAAGACCCGAGTCTCCCAGGGACATCTCACTCCTCCTCAGCTTCCTCTCTGCCTCCTCCTTTAGCCAGGTCACAGTTGCTGCAAGAGGAGCTGGCCATTCCATCTATGGCCAGGCGCAAGCCCCTGATGGCATTGTCATTATGATGGACTCCCTTCCCTCCACCATAGAAATCCACAGGAGAAGGGATGGTGAGGCAGCTCTTTCCTATGCTGATGTTAGTGGTGGGGTTCTTTGGGTGGAGCTCCTAGCGGAGAGCTTAAAGGTGGGACTAGCTCCAAGGTCTTGGACCGATTACCTCTATCTCAGCATTGGTGGAACTCTTTCCAATGGTGGCATCAGTGGCCAAGCATTCAAATATGGTCCCCAGATCACTAATGTCCTTCAACTTGATGTGATCACAG GAAAAGGAAAGCTTGTGACATGCTCACCTACAATGAGTTCAGAACTTTTCTATGCTGTTTTGGGTGGGCTAGGCCAGTTTGGCATTATAACAAGTGCAAGGATTTTACTGCAAGATGCTCCTCATAAG GTGAGATGGCTGAGGGCCTTTTATCAAGACTTCGACATCTTCACCAAGGACCAGGAGCTTCTGATTTCAATGCCAGAAAAGGTGGACTATGTGGAAGGGTTCATAGTACTTGATGAGCGATCCCTTCATGGCTCCTCCATTGCTTTCCCTTCCCACATGGACTTCATCCCTGACTTACAAAAGGGAAGTTCAAATGTCTACTACTGCATCGAGTTTGCAGTATATGTCTACGAAGCCAAGGATTCTTCCATAGAGCAA GTTGCGGAGGAGATCCTGAGGCAGATGAGCTACATGCCTTCACGTATATACAGCGTCGAGGTGTCCTACTTTGATTTCCTCAACAGGGTACGCATGGAGGAAATGGAACTGAGAAGAAGAGGGGTGTGGGATATCCCCCACCCATGGCTTAACATGTTTGTGCCCAAGTCAGGGATCAAGGAGTTCAGAGACTTGCTCATGGAGAACATCTCGCCACAAGACTTTGAGGGCCCTATACTCATATACCCACTCCTCAGAGAAAA GTGGAGCACGAACACGTCGGCCGTCTTGCCGGAGGTGGCAGCCGATTctaccggcggcggcggcgacgacgAGGTGGTCTACATCGTGGGTGTTCTGCGCTCTGCCACCCCCGGCAGCTGCCCACCGGGGTGCCTCCACGACCTCCTACGCCGCAACCGCCGCATTACAGAGGCCGCCGTCGGCGGCCAAGTTGGCGCCAAGCAGTACCTGCCCCACCACCAGACGGCGATGCAGTGGCGGCAGCACTTCGGCCGGGGGTGGGAACGGTTCGCGGCCCGGAAGGCCCGGTTCGACCCACTCAACATCCTGGCCCCGGGTCAGGGAATTTTCCCCAGGATCTCCGACTCCATTCCCAGGACTACTACccgttctcctctcctcctccactcTTCTCAGTGA